A part of Sebastes fasciatus isolate fSebFas1 chromosome 10, fSebFas1.pri, whole genome shotgun sequence genomic DNA contains:
- the LOC141774727 gene encoding uncharacterized protein LOC141774727 yields the protein MEETYLVNHPGVRKKILAGGAGPLPHFAPGTKLVFHFQTLLDDFERTVIDDSRLAGRPCEIFYGKMFKMEIWETLLASMRIGEVAEFWCDAIHTGLYPIVSKGMRLIAQGKDPLEGQRHMCGMGNMFHYHSTGFPELDELMRTPQPLIFIMELLQVGDPMSYQRESWMMEKDEKLQMVPILHMQGNALVKQRQYREAASKYKEAVLLLRTVQSREMPGDVDYINLGRMIVPLELNYCQCMLEVEEYYEVIEHTTELLEKHKDCVKGYYKRAKAHAAVWNEKEARRDFNTVANLDATLACLVGRELKALTDCMREKYWEEKETYWNMLEKKENGEEEEEEEEEEEEEEEGKQEDSESVTAGSKDEVEGEKGKDEPPSIHSAEEAHKEELGGNKFTPTEGRDNEEEASSSEINQNASGKEEGKDWQQMLRLVMFLQNEGNFLVKENEFEEASAKFTEAIGYVDVLQNTVDQHGEDWDSLDKVRLPLTLNLSQCMLELKQHGRVVELNDELLKKHRGNFKAVYQRARAHAALCNESEARRDFATVEKLDPAFKPFVRQELKKMGDRLRTMLVRQNKTYSNTTQEKWGPGGSKAKSAAGKKKNKEEKNPKAHKKKTEDSETEDKESSQKAAPAASEGVDDAGTKRDPDVKAERSNKELESGRETSGEGLDNENTECVVVQGAPDNRATDRDSDPAAANGTGTDSVASKRSARDKVRKKVKCQSSSPLVPSRKSQGDKAACDKTGNAGTQSE from the exons CTGGTTTTCCATTTCCAGACTCTGCTGGACGACTTTGAACGAACGGTCATCGATGACAGTCGACTGGCCGGCAGACCGTGTGAGATCTTTTACGGGAAGATGTTCAAGATGGAGATCTGGGAGACCCTGTTGGCGTCCATGAGGATTGGAGAGGTGGCTGAGTTCTGGTGTGATGCCATT CACACAGGCTTGTATCCCATCGTGTCCAAGGGAATGAGGCTAATCGCTCAAGGGAAAGACCCACTGGAGGGCCAGAGACACATGTGCGGCATGGGAAACATGTTCCACTATCACTCCACCGGGTTCCCAGAGCTGGACGAGCTAATGAGAACTCCTCAGccacttatatttatcatggaGCTGCTGCAG GTGGGAGACCCCATGTCCTACCAAAGAGAGTCCTGGATGATGGAGAAGGATGAGAAGCTGCAGATGGTGCCAATCCTCCACATGCAGGGCAATGCGCTGGTCAAGCAGAGACAATACAGAGAGGCTGCCAGCAAGTACAAAGAGGCCGTGCTGCTGCTGAGAACAGTCCAGTCCAGA GAGATGCCGGGCGATGTGGACTACATTAATTTGGGTCGGATGATCGTCCCCCTGGAGTTGAACTACTGCCAGTGTATGCTGGAAGTGGAGGAGTATTATGAAGTTATAGAGCACACCACCGAGCTGCTGGAGAAACACAAAG ACTGTGTGAAGGGCTACTACAAGAGAGCGAAGGCCCACGCCGCCGTGTGGAATGAGAAGGAAGCCCGGAGAGACTTCAACACGGTGGCCAACCTGGACGCCACTCTGGCCTGTCTTGTCGGTCGAGAGCTGAAGGCCCTGACAGACTGCATGAGGGAGAAGTActgggaggagaaggagacatACTGGAACATGCTGGAGAAAAAGGAGaatggagaagaggaggaggaggaggaggaggaggaggaggaggaggaggaaggtaaACAAGAAGACAGTGAAAGTGTGACTGCGGGGAGTAAAGATGaagtggagggagagaaaggtaAAGACGAACCTCCATCCATTCACTCTGCCGAAGAAGCCCATAAAGAGGAGCTCGGGGGAAATAAGTTTACACCAACTGAAGGAAGAGATAACGAAGAGGAAGCGAGCTCTTCCGAGATCAATCAAAACGCCAGCGGTAAAGAAGAGGGGAAGGACTGGCAGCAGATGTTACGACTGGTCATGTTCCTGCAGAACGAAGGAAACTTCCTCGTTAAAGAAAACGAGTTTGAAGAGGCATCTGCAAAGTTCACGGAGGCCATCGGGTACGTGGACGTCCTCCAGAATACG GTGGATCAACATGGCGAGGACTGGGACTCGCTTGACAAAGTGCGTCTCCCACTGACCCTAAACCTCAGCCAGTGCATGCTGGAGCTCAAACAACACGGCCGAGTGGTGGAGCTCAACGACGAGCTGCTGAAGAAGCACAGAG GTAACTTTAAGGCGGTGTATCAGCGAGCACGAGCACACGCTGCTTTGTGCAACGAGTCCGAAGCTCGGAGGGACTTCGCTACGGTGGAGAAACTGGACCCAGCGTTCAAACCCTTCGTCCGCCAGGAGCTGAAAAAGATGGGCGACAGGCTGCGTACCATGCTCGTCCGCCAGAACAAGACCTacagcaacacaacacaggAGAAGTGGGGGCCTGGTGGGAGCAAGGCAAAGAGCGCagcaggaaagaagaagaataaagaagaaaaaaaccccAAAGCACATAAGAAGAAGACAGAAGATAGTGAGACGGAAGACAAGGAAAGCTCACAGAAAGCCGCCCCTGCTGCGAGCGAGGGAGTGGATGACGCAGGAACAAAGAGGGATCCAGATGTGAAAGCAGAGCGGAGTAATAAAGAGCtagagagtgggagagagacGAGCGGAGAGGGGTTagataatgaaaacacagagtGTGTCGTGGTTCAGGGTGCACCAGATAATCGAGCGACAGATAGAGATAGCGATCCCGCTGCGGCCAACGGCACAGGCACGGATAGTGTAGCGAGCAAGAGATCAGCGCGGGATAAGGTCAGGAAGAAGGTCAAATGCCAATCAAGTTCTCCACTGGtcccaagcaggaaaagccaaggGGACAAAGCCGCCTGTGATAAGACAGGAAACGCTGGCACTCAATCAGAATAG